The Bradyrhizobium sp. WSM471 genome includes the window CGATCCGGCGCGGCCGGGCCGAGACAGCATCACACATGTCCGTTCCGTGGCCCGCCGGAAGGTGGAATTGCAATGTCTGCACGGTTGTGCAAATCGCTATGGCCAAAGAATTCATCAGGAGGGACCATCGTGCGCCGATCGCTCATCTTAGCAACAACCATCCTCGCCCTCGCCGCGGGCACCTCCGCACAGGCCGACGATCTCAAGGTCGCGCTGATCTATGGCAAGACCGGCCCGCTCGAAGCCTATGCCAAGCAGACCGAGACCGGCCTGCAGATGGGTTTTGAATACGCCACCAAGGGCACCATGACGCTCGACGGGCGCAAGATCGTCATCATCACCAAGGACGACCAGGGCAAGCCTGATCTCTCCAAGGCCGCGCTCGCTGAAGCCTATCAGGACGACAAGGCCGACATCGCGATCGGCACGACCTCGTCGGCCGCGGCACTCGCGATCCTGCCCGTCGCCGAGGAGAACAAGAAGATCCTGATCGTCGAGCCCGCGGTCGCGGATCAGATTACCGGCGAGAAGTGGAATCGCTACATCTTCCGCACCGCGCGCAACTCGTCGCAGGACGCGATCTCGAACGCGGTCGCGATCGGCAAGCAGGGCGTCACCGTCGCAACGCTGGCGCAGGACTACGCCTTCGGCCGTGACGGCGTCGCCGCCTTCAAGGAGGCGCTCGGCAAGACCGGCGCGACGCTCGCCGCCGAAGAATATGCCCCGACCTCCACCACCGACTTCACCGCGGTCGGCCAGCGCCTGTTCGACGCGCTGAAGGACAAGCCGGGCCGCAAGGTGATCTGGGTAATCTGGGCCGGCGCCGGCAATCCGCTGGCAAAGCTCCAGGACATGGATCCGAAGCGCTACGGCATCGAACTGTCCACCGGCGGCAACATCCTGCCGGCGCTCGCCGCCTACAAGGGCCTGCCCGGCATGGAAGGCGCGACCTATTATTTCTACACGATCCCGAAGAACCCGGTGAATGACTGGTTCGTCGCCGAGCACCAGAAGCGCTTCAACGCGCCGCCGGACTTCTTCACCGCGGGCGGCTTCGCCGCCGCGATGTCCGTCGTCGCCGCCGTCACCAAGGCGAAGTCGACCGACACCGAGAAGCTGATCAGCGCGATGGAAGGCCTGGAGTTCGACACGCCGAAGGGCAAGATGATGTTCCGCAAGGAAGACCATCAGGCGCTCCAGAGCATGTATCACTTCAAGGTCAAGGTCGATCCGAATGTCGCCTGGGCCGTGCTCGAGCCGGTGCGCGAGCTGAAGATCGAGGACATGGACGTTCCGATCAAGAACAAGCGCTGAGTTTTTTGACTTCACCTCTCCCGCTTGCGGGAGAGGCCGGGAGAGGGCTCTGTCCTCTTGGGGGTTCTCGATTGCGGAGACACCCTCTCCCCAACCCTCCCCCGCAAGCGGGGGAGGGAGCGCACCGTGATCGCGGAAACACTTCCAACCAAACCCGATCGAAATCTCCCATGACGCTCTCTCTCGAAACCCGCGACCTCACTATCCGCTTCGGCGGCCACGTCGCGGTCAACAGCGTCACCTGCAGCTTCCGCCCCGGCGAGCTCACCGCCATCGTCGGCCCGAACGGTGCCGGCAAGACCACTTATTTCAACCTGATCTCCGGCCAGCTGCGCGCATCGAGCGGCAGCATTCTGTTCGACGGCACCGACATCACCCAGCATTCCGCGCCGATGCGGACGCGCGCAGGCCTGGGGCGCGCCTTCCAGCTCACCAATCTCTTTCCGAATCTGTCGGTGGAGGAAAACGTCCGCCTCGCCGTGCAGGCCGCCGCCGGCACTCACTACGACATGCTGCGGCCCTGGATGGTCCGCCGTGATCTGATCGCCCGTGCCGACGCTATTCTGGATCAGGTCGCGCTCGGCGGCCGCCGTGGCGTCGCCGCGACCGCACTGTCGCATGGCGATCAGCGCAAGCTCGAGGTCGCGCTGATGATGGCGCTCGAGCCAAAGGTGTTCATGTTCGACGAGCCGACCGCGGGCATGAGCATCGACGAGGTGCCGGTCGTGCTGAACCTGATCGCGCAACTCAAGCAGGACAAGAGCAGGATCATTCTCCTGGTCGAGCACAAGATGGACGTCGTCCGCTCGCTCGCCGACCGCATCATCGTGCTGCATAACGGGCAGCTTGTTGCGGACGGTCCGCCGGCCGAAGTGATTGCGTCACCGATCGTGCAGGAAGCCTATCTCGGCGTCGCGCCCAAGACAGTTGAAGGAAAGACGGTTGCAGGGAGCGCCGCATGACCAACCTGTTAAGGCTCTCCGGGGTGCACACCCATATCGGCCGCTATCACATCCTCCAGGGCATCGATCTCGCTGTCGCGCAGGGGCAGACCACGATGCTGCTCGGCCGCAACGGCGCCGGCAAGACCACGACATTGCGCACCATCATGGGCCTCTGGCAGGCCTCCTCCGGCGAGATCAGCCTCGCCGGCGAGCGCATCGAGAGCCGTGCGACGCCCGACATCGCGCGGCTCGGCGTCGGTTACGTGCCGGAGAGCATGGCGGTGTTCTCCGACCTCACGGTGAAGGAAAACCTGGTGCTGGCGGCGCGCGATGGTCCGCTCGACGACGTCCAGCTCGACTGGATTTTTGGCTTCTTCCCCGCGCTGCGCCGGTTCTGGCTGTCGCGCGCGGGAAGTCTCTCGGGCGGACAGAAGCAGATGTTGTCGATTGCCCGCGCCATCATCGAACCGCGCAAGCTCTTGCTGATCGACGAGCCGACCAAGGGGCTGGCGCCGGCGATCGTGATGGCGCTGATCGAGTGCCTGAAGGAGATCAAGCGCAAGGGCGCCACCATCCTGATGGTCGAGCAGAACTTCTTTGCCGCCCGCGAGCTCGGCGACAACGTACTGGTGATGGACAACGGCACCATCGTTCATCGCGGCGAGATGGCGGCCCTGGCCTCCGACGTGCCGCTGCAGGAGCGGCTGCTCGGCCTGAGCCTGGAGACGCATCAATGACCGAGCTCGCCGCAACCGATCCGCTGCCGAAGCCGAAGCGCGACATCGCGCCGATCCTGCTGCCGATCGCGGTCGCGCTCGTGATGATCCCGCTGATCGGCTCCCCCAGCACCTGGCTGACGCTGACGGCCGCGAGCCTCGCGATGGGCATGATGATCTTCATCATGGCCTCCGGACTCACGCTCGTGTTCGGCCTGATGGACGTGCTCAATTTCGGCCATGGCGCCTTCATCGCGGTCGGGGCTTATGTCGCAACCCTGGTGCTGGCGCCGTTCGCGGCCTCGCTCCAGGTGGATTCGCTGTGGGTGAACCTCGCGGTGCTGGCGCCGGCTGCATTGCTGTCGATGGCGGTCTCCGGCGCGCTCGGCCTGATCGTCGAGCGGGTGCTGATCCTGCCCGTCTACGGCCAGCATCTGAAGCAGATCCTGATGACGACGGGTGGCCTGATCGTCGCCGAGCAGACGCTCTATGCGGTGTGGGGGCCGCAGATCATCCCGACGCCGCTGCCGACGTCGCTGCGCGGCTCCTTCATTCTCGGCGACGTCGCGATCGCGAAATACCGCGTGCTGGCGACGCTGATCGGCCTTGCCGTCTTCATCGCGATCCAGCTCGTGCTCAACCGGACCAAGCTCGGGCTTCTGATCCGCGCCGGCGTCGAGGATCGCGAGATGGTCGAGGCGCTCGGCTATCGCATCCGCCGTCTGTTCCTCGGCGTGTTCATGACGGGATCGGCGCTCGCCGGCCTCGGCGGCGTGATGTGGGCGCTGTATCGCGAGCAGGTCCACGCCTCCATGAGCGACGACCTCACCGTCTTGATCTTCATCGTCGTCATCATCGGCGGCCTCGGCTCGATCGGCGGCTGCTTCATCGGCGCGATCCTGGTGGCGATGATTGCGAATTACGGTGGCTTCCTGGTGCCGAAGCTCGCCCTCGTCTCCAACATCCTGCTGATGGTCGCCATTCTGATGTGGCGGCCGCGCGGCCTCTATGCGGTGACCAGCCGATGATGATCCTGTCAGGCGATCCGCCGCGCAGCCGCGTGCTCACGCTCGTTCTCGTCCTCATCATCCTGGCGCTGGTGGCGACGCCGTTCCTGTTCCCCGGGGCGAAGGCGCTGAACGTCGCGGCCAAGATCTGCGTTTTTGCCGCGCTGGTCGCCTCGTACGACCTCCTGCTCGGTTATACCGGCTCAGTGTCGTTCGCGCACACCATGTTCTACGGGATCGGCAGCTACGCGATCGCGATCGCGCTGTACGGGATGGGCCCGAATTGGGGCGCGGTCGCAACGGGCATCGTGGTCGGCCTGCCGCTTGCCGCGCTGCTTGCGCTTGCGATCGGGCTGTTCTCGCTGCGGGTCGCCGCGATCTTCTTTGCCATGATCACGCTCGCGGTCGCATCCGCCTTCCAGGTGCTGGCCTCGCAGCTGTCCTGGCTGACCGGCGGCGAGGACGGGCGCAGCTTTCAGCTGCCCGAGCTGCTCAGGCCCGGCACGGTGCTGATGTCGAAGAACTTCATGGGATTCGAGGTCAACGGCCGCATCCTGACCTACTATCTGGTGTTCGCCGTCTCGGCCCTGATGATCCTCGCTTTGCTGCGGGTGGTGAACTCGCCGTTCGGGCGCGTGCTGCAGGCGATCCGCGAAAACCGCTTCCGCGCCGAGGCGCTCGGCTTCCGCACCGTCTTCCACCTGAGCTACGCCAACTGCATCGCCGCACTGGTCGCCGCCGGCGCCGGCATCCTCAATGCGCTGTGGCTGCGTTATGCCGGTCCCGATACCTCGCTCAGCTTCTCGATCATGCTGGACATTCTCCTGATGGTCGTGATCGGCGGCATGGGCACGATCTACGGCGCGATCATCGGCGCCACCATCTTCATCCTCGCCCAGAACTATCTGCAGTCGCTGATGGGCGTCGCCTCCAAGGCGGCGTCGGAAGCCGGCCTGCCGCTGCTGCCCGGGCTGCTGCATCCCGACCGCTGGCTGCTGTGGCTCGGGCTGCTCTTCATCGCCAGCGTCTACTTTTTTCCGACCGGCGTGGTCGGACGGCTGCGCAATCTCGGCGGCGACAAGAGCGCGGACGGATCGCATTAACGCGCGATTCATGATGCAGCGCGGCGGCTCGCTGGACACGACCGTGATCTCGCAACGAGATTAACGCTCAGGTAACTGGCTTTCCTAAGCTTTACGCCATTTGTGTGATGTATTCCTGTCCCTCCAGGGAGGGGGAATGCGCCAGGTCTTTGCAAGGATTGCAGCCGGAATGTTCCTAGCCGCGAAGCACGGCTGGGAGGCAGCCATTCGGCGCGGACCGGTGCTGTGGCTCACTTTGTGCGGCGTGTTGCTGGTCGCGGGGATCTTCGCCGTGACCGCCATGGCCGTCGGCGAATTTCGCGAACGTACCCTGGCCAACCGCGAGCGCGAGCTGGAAAATACGGTGCAGCTGATCGCACGGCACTTCGATCAGCAATTTGAAGATTCCGACATCGTCGCCGCCGATGTGATCGGGCAGATGAACCTGCCGGAGATCAGTTCGGCCGCGATGTTCCGCGAGCGCATGTCCGGACCCGCGACGAACCAGATGCTGCGAAGCAAGATCGGCCCGGTGTCTTACCTCGGCGATATCGCGATCTACGATGCCGACGGCGAACTGATCAACTGGTCGCGGGCCCAGCCGCTCCCCAAGATCAACATCTCCTCGCGCGCCTACTTTCAGACCTTCAAAGCGAATCCCATGGCCGAACCGGTGATTCTGGAATCGGTCCGCAGCTTCATCATCGGCAAATGGACCACGGTCGTCGCGCGTCGGCTGAACGGCGTGGACGGCAGCTTCTTCGGCACGATGGTCCGCCGGATCGATCCGGACAGCTACCAGAACTATTTCGCATCCGTTGCGCTTGCGGAGGGCACGGCGATCTCGCTGTTCGACCGCAATGGCAAGATGCTGTCGCGCTACCCGCATGTCGAAGAGCTGATCGGCAGGGACTTCAAGGACGCGCCGCTGATGCGCAAGATGCTGGCCGAAGGCGGCCGGCACACCCTGCGCGTCAGGGGCCCGATCGACGGCGACGAGCGCCTCGGCTCCGGGGCCTCGCTTTCGCATTTCCCGCTGATCATCGTCGCGACCAACACCACGAGCGCGGCGCTGGCCGACTGGCGGCAGCAGACCGGTTTCATGGTCACCACCGCCGCGCTTTCGGCAACCGTGATTGCGCTGATCCTGTTCCTGATCGTTCGCCAGATCAACCGGCAGAACCGCGAGGCGCAGCAACGGCTGGAAGCGGGGCGGGGGCGGCTCGACACCGCCTTGAACAACATGTCGCAAGGGTTGATCCTGTACGATGCCGCCGGATACATCGTCACCTGCAACCGCCGCTACGCCGACATGTTCGGCCTCTCGCACGACGTCATCAAGCCCGGCTGCCACATCCATGAGGCAATGCTCCATCGCAAGGAGCGTGGCGCGTTCGGCGGCGACGTCGATGCGTTTTGCGTCGACGTCATGAAGGTCGTCGCCGAAGGCACCGTCTCCACCAGGCTGCACGAGCTGCCTAACGGCCGCACCTTTCAGGTCATCAACACCCCGCTCGCGCAGGGCGGATGGGTCGCCACGATCGAGGAGATCACCGAACGCCGCAAGCTGGAGCAGGAACGCGACCGCAACTACATGTTCTTGCGCGAGATCATCGACCATATCCCGTCGCAGATCACGGTGAAGGATGCTCAAACGCGGCAATATCTGCTGGTCAACCGGACCGCCGAAGAACAATTCGGCCAATCGAGTGAAAACATCGTTGGCAAGACCCCCTTCGACATCTACCCGGATGCCTCCGCCAGGATCGTCACCGAAGATGACAGCAAGGCGCTGAAGTCGGGCGGGGGATTGTTCAAGGACGAGCATGCCTGGCAGAGCCAGGCCAAGGGAATGCGCTACATCACCTCGACCCGGATCGGAATCCGCGACGAATCCGGCGAGCCGCGTTACATCATCAACGTCGTCGAGGATGTCACCGAACGGCGGCGCGCCGACGAGAAGATCGCGCATATGGCGCATTACGATGCGCTCACCGACCTGCCCAACCGGGTGCTGTTCCGCGAGCAGATCGAGCGTGAACTGGAGAAGGTTGGCGGCGGCAGTCAGTTCGCGCTGCTCTATATCGATGTCGACGAGTTCAAGGGCATCAACGATTCGCTCGGTCATCACGTCGGCGACGAGCTGTTGAAGGGAATCGCGGCGCGCATCCGCGGCTGCCTCGGACCGGGCGACCTGATCGCGCGGCTCGGCGGCGACGAATTCGCGGTGATCCAAACCGGGATCGAATCGTCTGCCGACGTGGTGTCATTCGTGACGCGGATCTTCGAGGCGATCCGCCGGCCCTATCACTGCTTCGGCCATCAGCTCTCGACCGACGCCAGCATCGGCATCGCGATGGCGCCGCAGGACGGCACCGATCTCGACCAGCTCGTCAAGAATGCCGATCTCGCGATGTACGGCGCCAAGGCCGAAGGACGCCGCACCCACCGCTTCTTCGAGCCGGAGATGGATGCGAGCGCCAAGGCGCGCCTGAGCCTGGAGCAGGATCTGCGCCAGGCCCTGGTGAACGGCGGCTTCGAGATCCACTATCAGCCGCTGGTGGACCTGCGCACCAACGCGGTCACGGGCTGCGAGGCGCTGCTGCGCTGGCGGCATCCCCAGCGCGGCATGGTGTCGCCGGCGGAGTTCATTCCGATTGCCGAGGACACCGGCCTGATCAACGAGCTCGGCGACTGGGTGCTGCGCATGGCCTGCAGCGAGGCCGCAACCTGGCCGGCGCATGTGCGTGTCGCGGTCAATGTCTCGCCGGTACAGCTCAAATGCGACACGCTGGCACTGCGGATCGCCGGCGCGCTCGCCGCTTCCGGACTTGCTCCGTCCCGGCTCGAGCTCGAGATCACCGAGGCCGTGCTGATCCGCGACGACGAGGCGGCGCTCTCGATCCTGCACCAGCTCCGCGCCATCGGCGTGCGCATCGCGCTCGACGATTTCGGCACCGGCTACTCCTCGCTCAGCTATCTGAAGCGCTTCCCGTTCGACAAGATCAAGATCGACCGCTGCTTCGTCGCCGATATCGCCGAGGCGAGCGGCGCGCCCGTGATCGTGCAGGCGGTGGTGAACATCGCCGCCGCCAGCAACATGACCACGGTCGCGGAGGGCGTCGAGACCGAGGCACAGCGCGAGATGCTGCGTGCGCTCGGCTGCACGGAGATGCAGGGCTACCTCTTCAGCAGACCGAAGCCGGCCAGCGAAGTGCGAAAGCTGTTCGGCCCGAGCCATGCCTTGCCGGTGGCAGCGGTGGCCTGACATGGCGAAGCCGGGGAAAACGTCAGCCAAGACGGTCGACGTTGCGGATTCCTATGCCGTGCGGCTGATGCAGCATCTGGTGGTGCCGACCTTCGTGATCGATCCGAAGCGCCGCGTCGTGATCTGGAACAGAGCCTGCGAGCGGCTGACCGGCGTCGCCGCCTCCGAGGTGATCGGCACAAATAAGCATTGGCAGGCCTTCTACGAGACCAGGCGCCCTTGCCTCGCCGACCTCGTCGCGCTCGACCGCCCGGAACAGCTGCCGGAGTTCTATTCGGAATATGCCGCGCGCGGCCATAACGGGCTCGGCTTCAGCGCCGAGAACTGGTGCGTGATGCCGAAGCTCGGCAGCCAGCTCTATCTCGCCATCGACGCCGGCCCCATCCACGACGAGGCCGGCCATCTGATTGCGGTGGTGGAGACTTTGCGCGACCTTACCGACCAGAAGCGCGCCGAGATGGCCCTGAAGGAGCTCGCCACCAAGGACGGGCTGACCGGCCTGTCGAACCGCCGTGCGTTCGACCAGATGCTGATGAGCGAATGGGCCCGCGCCCAGCGGACGCAGAAGCCGATGGCGCTGCTGTTCGTCGATGTCGATCATTTCAAGCTGTTCAACGACCGCCACGGCCATCAGAGCGGCGACGAATGCCTGCGCGCGGTCGCGTCCGTCGTCAGCCGGTATGCCGTGCGCCCGCTCGATCTCGCCAGCCGCTATGGCGGTGAGGAATTCGCGCTGATCCTGCCGGACATGGATTGCGATACCGCCTGCGTCATCGCCGACGAGATCCGCTGCGCCGTGATGGCCTTGCGGATCGCGCATGGCGCCATCGGGGCCGGCGACCACGTCACCCTCAGCGTCGGCGTCGGCAGCCACATTCCCGGCGAAACCGACGGCGGCCCCGACCGGTTGCTGGGCGCAGCCGACCAGGCGCTCTATGCGGCCAAACGGCTCGGCCGCAACCGCATCATGTGTGCCGAACGGCTGCTCGCCGAGTTCGCCAAGCTCGGGCGGGACGGCGTGCCGGTTCCTGGCCGCACGCCCCGTAAATCAGCCTAGCCGGAGATGGCGGAAGCGGTTGCCCGCCCCCCGCCAATCGGCTAAATGAACCTCCACTAGCACCCGTAGCTCAGCTGGATAGAGCGTTGCCCTCCGAAGGCAAAGGTCACACGTTCGAATCGTGTCGGGTGCGCCAGTCTCTTCCAGTCTGTGCTGGAGCTCCCACCCGAGTCGCCTTGTTACCGCCGCGCTGGAAGGAATCCCCTGCTCAGCGCGAGCCTGCGCTCACGTCAGCATCGAGATGATCGCCTGGACCTGGTCGGAAGCCGACGTGACCAGTCCGTCGTACGACGTCTGACCGTGTGCGGCCGCCTTCAGGATGCATTCGGCTACGGCCGCTTTCAGGCCGAACACCGACTGATCGGGCGGCACGCTCGCCATCACGGCCTCGAGCGCCTGACGCATCGTTCGAATGAGTTCGGAGCTGTATTGCATGGGCTGTCCTCCGCGACCTCATATTAGAGCGCATGCCCATGCGTGCCACTCACAAGCCTGAGATTGCTCTGCGAATCACACCTCACCTCGCGCTTCGTGCCGCTCAATTGTATCATCTTGCCATGAGCGAATCCGACACGGCGACCGGCGAAGCCTCGCCCGTCCGCAAGATCATCCATATCGACATGGATGCCTTCTACGCGTCCGTGGAACAGCGCGATCATCCGGAGCTGCGCGGAAAGCCGGTCGCCGTCGGAGGCTCCGCGGAACGTGGCGTCGTCGCGGCCGCCAGCTATGAAGCCCGCGAGTTCGGCGTTCGCTCCGCCATGCCATCCGTGACGGCGAAGCGACAATGTCCCGATCTGATCTTCGTCAAACCGCGCTTCGAGGTCTACAAGGCGATCTCCAGGCAGATCCGCGACATCTTCGCGGAGCACACCCCCATCATCGAGCCGCTGTCGCTCGACGAGGCCTATCTCGACGTGACCCAAAACCTCCAAGGCATCCCGCTGGCGCGCGACATTGCACTCAAGATCCGCGAGAGGATCAAGGCCGAGACGGGTCTCAACGCTTCGGCCGGCGTCTCCTACAACAAGTTTCTGGCCAAGCTCGCCTCCGATCATCGCAAGCCCAACGGTCAGTTCGTGATCTCACCGGAGATGGGACCCGCCTTCGTCGAGACGCTGCCCGTCGGAAAATTCCATGGGATAGGCCCGGCCACGGGCGCGAAGATGAACGCGCTCGGCATGTTCACCGGTCTCGATATTCGCCGTCAGACGCTGGAGTTCATGAATGCCAATTTTGGCAAGTCGGGCGCCTATTATTACTGGATCTCGCGCGGTGTCGACGACCGGCCGGTCCGGGCCAACCGGGTCCGCAAGTCCATCGGCGCGGAGACCACGTTCTCGAACGATCTCACCCAATTCGACACGCTGGTCGCCGAGCTCAAGCCGCTCATCGACAAGGTGTGGCGCCATTGCGAGGCGACGGGCAGCCGTGGCCGCACCGTCACCTTGAAGATCAAGTTTGCCGACTTCGAGATCATCACGCGCAGCAGGTCCGCTGTTTCGCCGGTTGCAGGCCGGGCCGATCTTGAGCGGCTGGCTTGCGGCCTGCTCGAAGTCGAGATGCCGCTGCCCAAGAGCGTCAGGCTGCTGGGGGTCTCGCTGTCTTCCCTCCAGGCCGGGGACGATGCGGAGCCGCCGCAGCTGACTCTCGGCATCTGAACCAAACTGACGGGCTTTCGGCGGACGCAGACAGCCACGTCAGCGCGCTCGCAACGCGAATCTACTGGGGCGGGCGTTCAGACTCGCCACCGAAGGTCGGTCCGCCGGCGCCGATCAATGCCTCACGTGCTCGAACACCACGATCACGCCCGTCGGCTGGGGCTCGTGCGCCATCAGGCGGGTCAGCTCGGAATCGCCCCAATCGGCGAGGCTGACGACTTCGCCGCTCTGGCGCTCGGTGCTGGGCGGCGCCGTGGGCTCGACGACCTTCAGCCCCGTCTCATCGACGAAGAAAGTGTGCTCGCCGAACATGCTGTTGAGCTGCGGCATCGCGGGATGCTCGTCGGGCAGCACTTGAGCGCCGAGCTGGTTGACGGTCTGCTTCACCTGTTCGGATGTGAGCTTCATGAGCTGCTCCGTTTCTGTCACGTCGGTTTCATTGAGCTGAGCCAGAGCGGGCGTTCCCTGCGCCGATGTTCGCGTGGCCCAATCTCCCGAACAGGTGCTACGCACAAATGTTCCGGAGAAATGCATTTCGTGATCGCGCGTCGCGTCTGCCGCGCTTGCGGCACGAGATCGCCACAGGACGCACATGATTCGACATTCCAAGAGCCGAATTCCAAGAGCCGAATTCGCTACTCGCTTCTGTTCTCGCCAACAGAGAGCGCGCAGATGCGTGACAGATATGTGTAGGACAGCCCGGTCTCCTCGGCCCAGGCGTTGAACTGCGCCTGCACTCTTGCCAGATCGCCCTTCGACTTGACCTCTTCGGCAATGTCGAGACCGGCATCGCGCAGGCAGGCCACGACGTCCCTGGACGTCACAAAGCCGTCCCAGCCGACGAACCGCAGCAGCATCTGGCCGGTATTGCCACCCAACCGGCTGCCGCGCTTGCTCAGGAAATCGAGCAGGCCGATCTGGTCGGACGGCGGCCATTTCGCCAGAAACTTGCCGAAACTGCCGTGCTCCTTTGCGATCTCCTGGACGAAGGCCGCGTTGTCGCGCACTGACATGATCTTGGCACCGTTGCGCACGATGCGGGCGTCGCGCAGCAGGCCCTCCCAATAATCCTCCGGCTGGAAGGTGAGCTTGGCCGGCTGGAAACGCAGGAAAGCGTCTTCAAAGCCGTCCCATTTCGTCTCGATCACGCTCCAGGCAAAGCCCGCGCAAAACACACGCTTGGTCATCTCTGCGAGGATGCGGTCGTCGCCGCGTTTGGCGAGGCCCTTCAGGTCGGGCTTTTCGGGCATCAGCTTTTCGAGCGCCTTGGGCCCGCCCTTGCGTTTTTCGGCGCGAGCACGAATGGTCTTGAAGGAGGTCATTGGGGACGAGCTGTTGGGGACACGAGCTGTTGAGGATACGCCACGACATCAGAATTCGATGATCCGGTCCAGCCCGGCGACGCTTCGATGCTTGCACCCGCGGATGCGCCGCAGCATACTGCCCGCGTTGAATTGGCGAGAGATGCGGCTGGTCTGCTCTTGCGTTCAGATATTTTGCAATCCCGAGCATTTTTGACGTCTCACCCCTGGATTTCCAATGCGCTGCCTGGTCGTGGCCGACCTGCACTATTCGCTGCCTCAGCTCGACTGGCTCGTCAGCGCCGCTCCGCGATTCGACCTCGTGATCTTCGCCGGCGATGCGCTCGACATCGGCTCGATGGTGGATTTTCGCGCGCAGATCGTGGTGGTGAAGAAGTACCTCGCCCTGCTCGCCAGCAAGACCCGCGTGATCCTCTGCTCCGGCAATCACGACCTCGACGAGCGCAATGCGGAAGGCGAAAAGATCTCGCGCTGGATCTCGGAGGTGCGCGAGTTGGGCATTGCCTGCGACGGTGACGGCCTCACCATCGGTGACACGCTGTTCACGGTGTGCCCATGGTGGGATGGGCCGCTGGTCAAGCAACGTCTCGTCGCGCAGCTCGGCGCCGCCGCGGCCGGCCGGCCGCAGCGCTGGATCTGGATCCATCATGCGCCGCCGGCGGATTCACCGACGAGCTGGGGCGGCAAGCGCTTCTTTGGCGACGTCGAGCTGGTGCAATGGATCATGCAGTACCAGCCCACGATGGTGATCTCGGGCCATGTGCATCAATCGCCGTTCATTAACGATGGCTCGTGGTTCGACCGGCTCGGCCAGAGCTGGGTCTTCAACACCGGCCTGCAGCCCGGCCGCCCGCCGACATATATCGTGCTGGACCTCGAAGCGGACAGGGCGTTCTGGCTTGCGGCCGGCGAGGCGCAATGGATCGATCTTGGCGCGCCGCTGCAGCGGCCCGCCGCTCCGATCGAGGCGCCGCCCGACTGGCTCACATTCTTGGATCGGATTGCCGATCCGAACCTGGCGAGACCTCGAGCGGCGGCAGGTTGATCATGCTCTGGAGCACCTCGCCGACCATGGCCAGATGGGTGCCGTGGCCGGCATATTGC containing:
- a CDS encoding EAL domain-containing protein — its product is MRQVFARIAAGMFLAAKHGWEAAIRRGPVLWLTLCGVLLVAGIFAVTAMAVGEFRERTLANRERELENTVQLIARHFDQQFEDSDIVAADVIGQMNLPEISSAAMFRERMSGPATNQMLRSKIGPVSYLGDIAIYDADGELINWSRAQPLPKINISSRAYFQTFKANPMAEPVILESVRSFIIGKWTTVVARRLNGVDGSFFGTMVRRIDPDSYQNYFASVALAEGTAISLFDRNGKMLSRYPHVEELIGRDFKDAPLMRKMLAEGGRHTLRVRGPIDGDERLGSGASLSHFPLIIVATNTTSAALADWRQQTGFMVTTAALSATVIALILFLIVRQINRQNREAQQRLEAGRGRLDTALNNMSQGLILYDAAGYIVTCNRRYADMFGLSHDVIKPGCHIHEAMLHRKERGAFGGDVDAFCVDVMKVVAEGTVSTRLHELPNGRTFQVINTPLAQGGWVATIEEITERRKLEQERDRNYMFLREIIDHIPSQITVKDAQTRQYLLVNRTAEEQFGQSSENIVGKTPFDIYPDASARIVTEDDSKALKSGGGLFKDEHAWQSQAKGMRYITSTRIGIRDESGEPRYIINVVEDVTERRRADEKIAHMAHYDALTDLPNRVLFREQIERELEKVGGGSQFALLYIDVDEFKGINDSLGHHVGDELLKGIAARIRGCLGPGDLIARLGGDEFAVIQTGIESSADVVSFVTRIFEAIRRPYHCFGHQLSTDASIGIAMAPQDGTDLDQLVKNADLAMYGAKAEGRRTHRFFEPEMDASAKARLSLEQDLRQALVNGGFEIHYQPLVDLRTNAVTGCEALLRWRHPQRGMVSPAEFIPIAEDTGLINELGDWVLRMACSEAATWPAHVRVAVNVSPVQLKCDTLALRIAGALAASGLAPSRLELEITEAVLIRDDEAALSILHQLRAIGVRIALDDFGTGYSSLSYLKRFPFDKIKIDRCFVADIAEASGAPVIVQAVVNIAAASNMTTVAEGVETEAQREMLRALGCTEMQGYLFSRPKPASEVRKLFGPSHALPVAAVA
- a CDS encoding diguanylate cyclase, whose translation is MAKPGKTSAKTVDVADSYAVRLMQHLVVPTFVIDPKRRVVIWNRACERLTGVAASEVIGTNKHWQAFYETRRPCLADLVALDRPEQLPEFYSEYAARGHNGLGFSAENWCVMPKLGSQLYLAIDAGPIHDEAGHLIAVVETLRDLTDQKRAEMALKELATKDGLTGLSNRRAFDQMLMSEWARAQRTQKPMALLFVDVDHFKLFNDRHGHQSGDECLRAVASVVSRYAVRPLDLASRYGGEEFALILPDMDCDTACVIADEIRCAVMALRIAHGAIGAGDHVTLSVGVGSHIPGETDGGPDRLLGAADQALYAAKRLGRNRIMCAERLLAEFAKLGRDGVPVPGRTPRKSA
- the dinB gene encoding DNA polymerase IV; amino-acid sequence: MSESDTATGEASPVRKIIHIDMDAFYASVEQRDHPELRGKPVAVGGSAERGVVAAASYEAREFGVRSAMPSVTAKRQCPDLIFVKPRFEVYKAISRQIRDIFAEHTPIIEPLSLDEAYLDVTQNLQGIPLARDIALKIRERIKAETGLNASAGVSYNKFLAKLASDHRKPNGQFVISPEMGPAFVETLPVGKFHGIGPATGAKMNALGMFTGLDIRRQTLEFMNANFGKSGAYYYWISRGVDDRPVRANRVRKSIGAETTFSNDLTQFDTLVAELKPLIDKVWRHCEATGSRGRTVTLKIKFADFEIITRSRSAVSPVAGRADLERLACGLLEVEMPLPKSVRLLGVSLSSLQAGDDAEPPQLTLGI
- a CDS encoding DNA-3-methyladenine glycosylase I codes for the protein MTSFKTIRARAEKRKGGPKALEKLMPEKPDLKGLAKRGDDRILAEMTKRVFCAGFAWSVIETKWDGFEDAFLRFQPAKLTFQPEDYWEGLLRDARIVRNGAKIMSVRDNAAFVQEIAKEHGSFGKFLAKWPPSDQIGLLDFLSKRGSRLGGNTGQMLLRFVGWDGFVTSRDVVACLRDAGLDIAEEVKSKGDLARVQAQFNAWAEETGLSYTYLSRICALSVGENRSE
- a CDS encoding metallophosphoesterase, giving the protein MRCLVVADLHYSLPQLDWLVSAAPRFDLVIFAGDALDIGSMVDFRAQIVVVKKYLALLASKTRVILCSGNHDLDERNAEGEKISRWISEVRELGIACDGDGLTIGDTLFTVCPWWDGPLVKQRLVAQLGAAAAGRPQRWIWIHHAPPADSPTSWGGKRFFGDVELVQWIMQYQPTMVISGHVHQSPFINDGSWFDRLGQSWVFNTGLQPGRPPTYIVLDLEADRAFWLAAGEAQWIDLGAPLQRPAAPIEAPPDWLTFLDRIADPNLARPRAAAG